From the Pseudomonas lalucatii genome, the window CCCATCAGCGTGGAAAACTTCCTCGCCTACGTGGACAGCGGCCACTACGCCGGCACCCAGTTCCACCGGGTGATCCCCGGCTTCATGATCCAGGGCGGCGGTTTCGATGCCGACCTGCAGCAGAAGAAGACCCGGGCGCCGATCAAGAACGAGGCCGACAACGGCCTGCACAACGTGCGCGGCACCCTGGCCATGGCCCGCACCCAGGTGCGCGACTCGGCCACCAGCCAGTTCTTCATCAACCACAAGGACAACGCCTTCCTCGACCACGGCAGCCGCGACTTCGGCTACGCGGTATTCGGCAAGGTGGTGCGCGGCATGGAGGTGGTCGACAAGATCGCCATGGTACCCACCGGCAACCGTGGCGGTCACCAGAACGTGCCGCGCGAGCCGGTGCTGATCCTCGAGGCCAAGCGCCTGTAAGCCCTGCCGGTGCGGGTCCGCGAGGGCCCGCACCGGCCCCCGGCCACGGCCTCGCAGCGGCCGTGAACGCTCCGCCCGACTGACCGAAAAATGTCATCGCACGCACACCGTTTCGTCATCATTGCGTCATGACCTGGGCGCAGATTCTCCGCCACCCTTAGGAGGAGTTTCACCATGTCACCACGCTTGCTGATCAAACCCCTTGCCCTGGCACTGCTGACCGCCTCGCTCGCCGCCTGCAGCCTGCATGCCCCCGCACCAGCGAAGTCAGCCGCCACGCCGAACAACGAGGACTGGTACCAGGTACGCACCGACAACGAGCTGTTCGTGTTCGACGACTACCAGGTGTTCCGCGACTTCCTGGAAACCGGCAAGGCGCCCTACCTGAAAGACCTGCAACAGCAGGACAAGCATGGCCAGTCGATCATCCTCGCCCTGCGCGCCGAGGATCAGGGCAAGGAGCTGCAGCAGATCGCCGCCTACCAGTTCCTCAACGTCAGCCTGCCGCCGGC encodes:
- a CDS encoding peptidylprolyl isomerase: MLKQLALAACSLLLSASLLAAENPRVLLSTSAGEIEIELEAEKAPISVENFLAYVDSGHYAGTQFHRVIPGFMIQGGGFDADLQQKKTRAPIKNEADNGLHNVRGTLAMARTQVRDSATSQFFINHKDNAFLDHGSRDFGYAVFGKVVRGMEVVDKIAMVPTGNRGGHQNVPREPVLILEAKRL